Proteins encoded within one genomic window of Methanobacterium formicicum:
- the pheT gene encoding phenylalanine--tRNA ligase subunit beta, giving the protein MPVIKFTYTDLEELLNRSMDKDELIDMLPMIGSDIEDYDDEEVKVEFFPNRPDYLSVEGVARALKGFLGIEQGMPRYHLEPSGTSITIDPGLKDIRPYTACCLVRGVEFSDEKLAQIMDFQEDLHWVIGRDRKKVAIGIHNLDVLKGPFRYFAADPDEVSFVPLEMEEEMTLREVLTVHKKGKAYAHLIDKFDKYPLLMDSEDNVLSMPPIINGELTKLTTGTENLFVDVTGTDQQAVERTLNIIATSFAESGATIQTMENIYSDETLIRPDLTPKERTVSVKNAVKLIGIPLTADEVVKALKKVRFDADAVDDDTVRVKIPSYRADILHEVDLIENVAIGYCFRKIEPELPQVATVAREDPYIDFDQNVREIMNGLGFAEVMSLMLTNEENHYQKMKLPETERVEVAQPISQDRTMIRQSLLNGLLEFLEDNKHEELPQKIFEVGETVFLDEETETRTTGVKKMAAMTTHSQANFTEIKSTSDALISNLGLVMEIEDLDHPSFIKGRCARIKGVKEGSSQVCVEGFFGEMHPEVIRNFQLEYPVVALEVEFKSIK; this is encoded by the coding sequence ATGCCAGTTATAAAATTCACCTACACTGATCTGGAAGAATTATTGAATAGATCCATGGACAAGGATGAACTCATAGACATGCTCCCCATGATCGGGAGTGATATAGAGGACTATGATGATGAAGAGGTTAAGGTGGAGTTTTTCCCCAACCGCCCCGACTACTTGAGTGTGGAAGGAGTGGCCCGGGCACTCAAGGGGTTCCTGGGAATAGAACAGGGAATGCCCAGGTACCATCTGGAACCATCTGGAACCAGTATCACCATAGACCCTGGGCTTAAGGATATCCGGCCCTACACTGCCTGCTGTCTGGTCCGGGGGGTTGAATTTTCTGACGAGAAATTAGCCCAGATAATGGACTTCCAGGAAGACCTGCACTGGGTGATAGGACGGGACCGCAAAAAGGTAGCCATTGGAATCCACAACTTGGATGTTTTAAAGGGTCCTTTCCGTTATTTCGCCGCTGACCCTGATGAAGTATCTTTTGTACCCCTGGAGATGGAGGAGGAGATGACTCTCCGTGAAGTACTCACCGTGCACAAGAAGGGAAAGGCCTATGCCCACTTAATAGATAAGTTCGATAAGTATCCATTGTTAATGGATTCTGAGGATAACGTACTTTCCATGCCCCCTATTATCAATGGAGAGTTAACTAAACTTACCACAGGCACTGAAAATCTCTTTGTGGATGTGACTGGCACGGACCAGCAGGCAGTGGAGCGTACCCTAAATATCATTGCCACCAGTTTTGCTGAGTCCGGGGCTACCATCCAGACCATGGAAAACATATACTCGGATGAAACCCTCATCAGACCGGACTTAACTCCCAAGGAAAGGACAGTCAGTGTGAAAAATGCGGTTAAACTAATTGGAATACCACTTACTGCTGATGAGGTGGTTAAAGCCCTGAAAAAGGTTCGTTTTGATGCAGATGCCGTTGATGATGACACGGTTCGGGTTAAAATCCCCTCCTACCGGGCAGATATACTCCACGAGGTGGACCTCATAGAAAATGTGGCCATAGGCTACTGTTTCCGCAAGATCGAACCGGAACTACCCCAGGTGGCCACTGTGGCCCGGGAAGACCCTTACATTGATTTTGACCAGAATGTTCGGGAGATCATGAATGGACTGGGATTTGCCGAGGTCATGAGCCTCATGTTAACCAATGAGGAGAACCACTACCAGAAGATGAAACTCCCTGAAACTGAAAGGGTGGAGGTAGCCCAGCCCATAAGTCAGGACCGGACTATGATCCGGCAAAGCCTCCTCAACGGCCTTTTAGAGTTTCTGGAGGATAACAAACACGAGGAACTTCCCCAGAAGATCTTTGAAGTGGGAGAAACTGTCTTCCTGGATGAAGAGACTGAGACCAGAACCACCGGTGTTAAGAAGATGGCCGCTATGACCACCCATTCCCAGGCCAACTTCACTGAAATAAAATCAACCAGTGATGCCCTGATAAGTAACCTGGGCCTGGTCATGGAGATCGAAGACCTGGACCACCCCAGCTTCATTAAGGGTCGATGCGCCCGCATAAAAGGAGTGAAAGAAGGAAGTTCCCAAGTGTGTGTGGAAGGATTCTTCGGTGAAATGCACCCGGAGGTCATCCGCAACTTCCAACTGGAGTACCCGGTGGTGGCCCTGGAAGTGGAGTTTAAATCCATTAAATAA
- a CDS encoding valine--tRNA ligase — protein sequence MKEVEVPKDYNHEKEIEWQDIWQQTELYQFDPNESRPRYIIDTPPPYPTGSIHIGHVLNWLYMDLLARWKRMQGYSVLFPQGWDCHGLPTEVKVEEIHGIKKNDVPRDEFREMCIDLTRENIQGMKTQMQRMGYSQDWNREYVTMTPEYKEKTQRSFLKMYHDGLIYRAVHPVNWCPRCETAIAFAEVDYQENETFLNYLEFPSSSNESGVPIATTRPELLAACVAVVVHPEDERYQHLTGKKVKVPLFDREVEIITDREVDPEFGTGAVMICTFGDKTDVMWVNRYNLDIIEAINEQGIMQDVCGKYAGLTLAECKQAIVNDLDKEGYLTRKEKVDQNVGLCWRCKTPIEILVKKQWFVAVKELNSQIEEAAENMDWMPEHMKTRLLNWTGNMDWDWCISRQRIFATPIPVWYCKSCGDVLLPSEDELPIDPTQTQPSTPCKCGSTDFEGEIDVLDTWMDSSITPLVIAGWPSPEYKDLFPATIRQQGHDIIRTWAFYTILRSLALTGEAPFQNVVVNGMVFGEDGHKMSKSRGNVIAPEDVVAEYGADALRLWAANSVPGSDVPFAWKDVQHGYKFLRKFWNAFRFVNMHLAGYSEEEIKLESLKPLDKWILSGLNQLVAEVTQAMEEYNFAQARNHIQAYIWHDFCDDYIEAVKYRLYTDDDGESKQAALYTLNTIIRTCLKLMAPFTPHFTEEVNYYLGHNRDPEEFRSIHQEKWPEVREELCDKEADERGKLGSEVISQLRRFKASRKMPLNAPLKSATLYSSSPAVYNQLMELQEDIQGTMRVEKLMVTEGKPDVREIVVEVTPRMDQIGPQFKGQAPVIVQYLQSEDPQEVAKTLEKDGYIDVEGSHVTADHVSTSKELVGRTGEKVELLLLEELELVIELVI from the coding sequence ATGAAGGAAGTTGAGGTTCCTAAGGACTACAATCACGAAAAAGAAATCGAGTGGCAAGATATATGGCAACAAACAGAGCTTTACCAGTTCGACCCCAATGAAAGCCGACCCCGTTACATAATTGACACACCACCACCGTACCCTACGGGATCCATACACATAGGTCACGTTCTTAACTGGCTGTACATGGATTTACTGGCCCGTTGGAAACGTATGCAGGGCTACTCAGTACTGTTCCCCCAGGGCTGGGACTGTCACGGTCTGCCCACCGAGGTTAAGGTGGAGGAAATCCACGGCATCAAGAAGAACGATGTGCCCCGGGATGAATTCCGCGAAATGTGCATAGACCTCACCCGGGAGAACATCCAGGGTATGAAAACCCAGATGCAACGCATGGGATACTCCCAGGACTGGAACCGGGAATACGTGACCATGACCCCGGAGTACAAGGAAAAGACCCAGCGTAGTTTCCTGAAGATGTACCATGACGGTCTCATTTACCGGGCAGTGCACCCGGTGAACTGGTGCCCCCGCTGTGAAACTGCCATTGCTTTTGCTGAAGTTGACTACCAGGAAAATGAAACCTTCCTCAATTACCTTGAATTTCCTTCAAGCAGTAATGAATCTGGTGTGCCTATCGCCACCACCCGGCCAGAATTACTGGCAGCATGTGTAGCAGTGGTAGTGCATCCCGAGGATGAACGTTACCAGCACCTCACTGGCAAAAAGGTTAAGGTGCCCCTCTTTGACCGGGAAGTGGAGATCATCACCGACCGAGAGGTGGACCCAGAATTTGGTACCGGGGCAGTTATGATCTGTACCTTCGGGGATAAAACCGACGTAATGTGGGTTAACCGCTACAACCTGGACATCATAGAGGCCATCAATGAACAGGGAATAATGCAGGATGTCTGTGGCAAATACGCCGGACTCACCCTGGCAGAATGTAAACAGGCCATAGTAAATGACCTGGATAAAGAGGGATATCTCACCCGTAAAGAGAAGGTAGACCAGAACGTGGGACTGTGCTGGAGATGCAAAACACCCATTGAGATTCTGGTTAAAAAACAGTGGTTCGTGGCAGTTAAAGAACTCAACAGCCAGATAGAGGAAGCTGCCGAGAACATGGACTGGATGCCCGAGCATATGAAAACCCGTCTTTTAAACTGGACAGGTAACATGGACTGGGACTGGTGCATCAGCAGGCAGAGGATATTCGCCACCCCCATACCAGTATGGTACTGTAAAAGTTGTGGAGATGTATTGTTACCCTCCGAGGATGAATTACCCATCGATCCCACCCAGACCCAACCTTCCACCCCCTGTAAATGTGGAAGCACCGATTTTGAAGGTGAAATCGATGTACTGGACACTTGGATGGACAGTTCCATCACCCCCCTGGTGATTGCTGGTTGGCCTTCCCCCGAGTACAAAGATCTCTTCCCGGCCACCATTCGTCAGCAGGGACACGATATCATACGGACCTGGGCCTTTTACACTATATTAAGGTCTCTAGCCCTTACTGGAGAGGCACCTTTCCAGAATGTGGTGGTCAATGGAATGGTATTCGGAGAAGACGGCCATAAAATGAGTAAGTCAAGAGGTAATGTCATTGCCCCCGAGGATGTGGTGGCGGAGTACGGTGCCGATGCCCTGCGTCTATGGGCCGCCAACAGTGTTCCCGGCTCCGATGTTCCTTTCGCCTGGAAGGATGTGCAGCACGGCTATAAATTCCTTAGGAAATTCTGGAACGCCTTCCGGTTCGTGAACATGCACCTGGCCGGTTACAGTGAAGAAGAAATCAAACTGGAAAGTCTAAAACCACTGGATAAATGGATACTCTCTGGTTTAAACCAGTTGGTGGCTGAGGTCACCCAGGCCATGGAGGAGTACAACTTCGCCCAGGCCCGTAACCACATACAGGCCTACATATGGCATGACTTCTGCGACGATTACATTGAAGCTGTTAAATACCGATTGTACACTGATGATGATGGAGAATCGAAGCAGGCAGCACTTTACACTCTTAACACAATTATCAGGACCTGTTTAAAGCTTATGGCCCCCTTCACTCCCCATTTCACTGAAGAAGTAAACTATTATCTGGGCCACAACCGTGACCCGGAAGAATTTAGAAGTATTCATCAAGAAAAATGGCCGGAAGTGAGGGAGGAACTCTGTGATAAAGAAGCAGATGAAAGGGGAAAATTGGGATCCGAAGTGATCAGCCAGTTAAGACGCTTTAAAGCCAGCCGTAAAATGCCACTTAACGCTCCCCTTAAGTCTGCTACTTTATATTCCAGTTCCCCTGCAGTTTACAACCAGTTAATGGAGTTACAGGAAGATATACAGGGCACCATGCGTGTTGAGAAGTTAATGGTCACCGAGGGAAAACCCGATGTACGGGAGATAGTGGTGGAAGTAACCCCCCGCATGGACCAGATCGGACCACAGTTCAAGGGCCAGGCCCCGGTAATTGTGCAGTACCTGCAGTCTGAAGACCCGCAAGAAGTAGCCAAAACCCTGGAAAAGGATGGTTACATTGATGTGGAAGGATCCCACGTCACTGCTGATCATGTTTCCACCAGCAAAGAACTGGTGGGCCGCACCGGGGAAAAGGTGGAACTCCTGCTCCTGGAAGAACTGGAACTGGTAATTGAACTGGTAATCTAA
- the aroA gene encoding 3-phosphoshikimate 1-carboxyvinyltransferase, which produces MELKVEKASEIKGAVKAPPSKSYTHRALLLACLARGQSRLRDPLYSADTLATLKACQALGCDIELEDEGCTVQGTAGELKTPENVLNLENSGTTLRFLTTMTSLAPGCSVLTGDNSLRTRPMQDLLDSLQKLGVAAYSTRSNGLPPVVVKSGFSGGKSDIKGSVSSQYISSILLSAPYAQNPVDLQVVGAFKSRPYVEMTLDIMDKFGVQCRQEPGNKFHLDQQTYQARDYTIEGDYSSASYLMSAAAILGGEVTVLNLFKDSQQGDKLILDILEKMGASIKAREDQVTVKGDSPESKPTGKITSPLTSIDVNLENSPDLLPTVAALAAVAQGTSHIVGVEHARYKETDRVHTMALELSKLGVDVTEERDSLTITGGAHGGVVESHTDHRLVMSLTLVGLLTGEVRINGAEAYQVSFPNFPQVMEDLGCPIKII; this is translated from the coding sequence GTGGAATTAAAGGTAGAAAAAGCCAGCGAAATAAAGGGAGCGGTGAAAGCTCCTCCCTCCAAAAGTTACACCCACCGTGCCTTACTCTTAGCCTGCCTGGCCCGTGGTCAGTCACGTCTGAGGGACCCCCTGTACTCCGCTGACACCCTGGCCACCCTGAAGGCCTGCCAGGCACTGGGGTGTGACATTGAACTTGAAGATGAGGGTTGCACTGTCCAGGGTACTGCCGGAGAGTTAAAAACCCCTGAAAATGTTCTGAACCTGGAAAACAGTGGCACCACTCTTCGCTTTTTAACCACCATGACCAGCCTGGCACCAGGATGCAGCGTGCTCACTGGTGATAATTCCCTGCGAACCAGGCCCATGCAGGACCTCCTGGATTCTCTCCAGAAACTGGGTGTGGCTGCCTATTCCACCCGAAGTAACGGCCTCCCCCCTGTAGTGGTTAAAAGTGGGTTTAGTGGAGGTAAAAGTGACATCAAAGGTAGTGTGAGCTCCCAGTACATCTCCTCTATTTTACTCTCTGCACCCTATGCCCAGAACCCGGTGGATCTCCAGGTGGTAGGGGCGTTCAAGAGCCGGCCCTACGTGGAGATGACTCTGGACATCATGGATAAATTCGGTGTCCAGTGCCGTCAGGAACCTGGAAACAAATTCCACCTGGACCAGCAAACCTACCAGGCCCGGGATTACACCATTGAAGGGGATTACTCCTCAGCATCGTACCTGATGAGTGCTGCCGCCATATTAGGTGGGGAAGTTACTGTTCTTAATTTATTCAAAGATTCCCAGCAGGGAGATAAACTTATACTGGACATCCTGGAGAAAATGGGGGCCAGTATCAAGGCCCGGGAAGACCAGGTTACAGTTAAGGGGGATTCTCCGGAAAGCAAACCCACCGGAAAGATCACCTCCCCTCTCACCAGTATTGATGTTAACCTGGAAAACTCTCCCGACCTCCTGCCCACAGTGGCGGCCCTGGCAGCAGTGGCCCAGGGAACATCCCACATTGTAGGGGTGGAACACGCCCGCTACAAGGAAACTGACCGGGTGCATACCATGGCCCTGGAATTAAGTAAACTGGGAGTGGATGTAACTGAAGAAAGGGACAGTCTCACCATCACCGGAGGAGCACACGGTGGTGTGGTGGAAAGCCACACTGATCACCGCCTGGTTATGTCCCTGACACTGGTGGGACTCCTTACCGGTGAAGTGCGTATTAATGGGGCCGAGGCCTACCAGGTTTCATTCCCTAACTTCCCCCAGGTGATGGAAGATTTGGGATGTCCCATCAAAATCATCTAA
- a CDS encoding GTP-binding protein translates to MRHNKETKIVVLGAYNSGKTTTLEQICHNRAKVEYNGTTTALDYGNTMINGKKVHFFGTPGQDRFRFMRRIVSEGLDGAILVVDNSKGITSTDQEILGRLDQFNIPYVIFANKQDLNSDNLDTDSDAPVIPTTAQDGDGVMEGVETLLEILH, encoded by the coding sequence ATGAGACACAACAAGGAAACCAAAATAGTGGTTCTGGGCGCCTATAACTCAGGAAAAACCACTACCTTAGAACAGATCTGTCACAACAGGGCCAAAGTTGAATACAACGGAACCACCACTGCCCTGGACTATGGTAACACCATGATCAACGGAAAAAAAGTGCACTTCTTCGGAACCCCAGGCCAGGACCGCTTCCGCTTCATGCGGAGGATAGTCTCCGAAGGCCTGGATGGAGCCATACTGGTTGTGGACAACAGCAAGGGAATAACCTCCACTGACCAGGAAATCCTGGGACGACTGGACCAGTTCAATATTCCCTACGTAATCTTCGCCAATAAACAGGACCTTAACTCCGATAACCTGGATACTGATTCGGATGCACCAGTAATCCCCACCACTGCCCAGGATGGAGACGGAGTTATGGAAGGAGTAGAAACCCTCCTGGAAATTCTCCACTAA
- a CDS encoding endonuclease III domain-containing protein — MDLDQRIDLVMESLMQKYDLRVFEGGDPYRVLIRTILSQRTRDENTDRASAQLFSQYHTMTEIASADPTRLEPLIRPAGFYRVKAQRIVEVSKKLLDEFKGQVPDDIKNLLKLPGVGRKTANCVLVYGFQKPAIPVDVHVHRISNRLGLVKTKTPEETEVELEKIVPKDYWIELNDLMVQFGQTICRPQSPRHEECSLQDICDYYQAIKNSY; from the coding sequence ATGGATCTTGACCAGCGTATTGATTTGGTTATGGAAAGTTTAATGCAGAAATACGATCTGCGGGTATTTGAAGGTGGGGATCCCTACCGGGTTCTCATCAGGACCATACTCTCCCAGAGAACACGGGATGAAAACACTGACCGGGCCTCAGCCCAGCTTTTCTCCCAGTACCACACCATGACCGAGATCGCCAGTGCTGACCCCACCCGACTGGAACCACTGATACGCCCAGCTGGTTTCTACCGGGTTAAGGCCCAACGTATTGTGGAAGTTTCAAAGAAGCTTCTGGACGAATTTAAGGGCCAGGTACCGGATGATATTAAAAATCTGCTGAAACTACCCGGTGTGGGGCGCAAGACCGCCAACTGTGTCCTGGTTTACGGTTTCCAGAAGCCAGCCATACCCGTAGATGTCCATGTTCACCGTATAAGCAACCGCCTGGGCCTGGTTAAAACCAAAACCCCGGAAGAAACTGAGGTAGAACTGGAAAAAATAGTCCCCAAGGACTACTGGATTGAATTAAATGACCTCATGGTGCAGTTCGGACAGACCATCTGCCGCCCCCAATCCCCCCGGCACGAGGAATGTTCCCTACAGGATATCTGCGATTATTACCAGGCAATAAAGAATTCATATTAA
- a CDS encoding helix-turn-helix transcriptional regulator yields MRYIAGSSVRVQILVCLGEGSKTMTELRSETGQSSSTLSHNLSNLEKKKITTKNEEKYCLTSFGEIISINLVEDIKTNAAISKFKRLWINHDLSSIPPELLRRIGDLHNSTLIEAESGEIFKPQDTYEKILTESEYIKGISPIFRFNYIDMYQKVIEKGTKVELILTQDIVNQTMEGISSEEMEYLKSFISQDMVKFWVIPEVKIAFTVTDKYLSLGLFLEQGDYDNSKDLISDDYDAVTWGNQLFKYHKNQAKPFTL; encoded by the coding sequence ATGAGATACATTGCTGGTTCGTCAGTAAGGGTGCAGATTTTAGTCTGCCTGGGCGAAGGTTCCAAAACCATGACTGAACTAAGATCAGAAACTGGACAGAGCAGTTCCACCCTTTCACACAACTTGAGTAACCTTGAAAAAAAGAAAATAACCACTAAAAACGAAGAAAAATATTGTTTAACTTCCTTTGGTGAAATAATAAGTATTAATCTTGTGGAAGACATTAAAACCAATGCAGCCATCAGTAAATTTAAGAGGCTGTGGATTAACCATGACTTGAGCAGTATTCCTCCGGAACTTTTAAGGAGAATTGGGGATCTGCATAACTCCACACTTATCGAAGCAGAGTCCGGGGAAATATTCAAACCCCAGGATACTTATGAAAAAATATTAACTGAATCAGAGTACATTAAAGGAATTTCACCCATTTTCCGTTTCAATTACATTGACATGTACCAGAAGGTGATTGAAAAAGGTACCAAGGTTGAATTAATATTAACCCAGGACATTGTTAACCAGACCATGGAGGGTATAAGCAGTGAGGAAATGGAATATCTGAAGAGTTTCATATCCCAGGACATGGTTAAATTTTGGGTTATTCCTGAAGTTAAAATTGCGTTTACCGTTACTGATAAATACTTATCATTAGGTTTATTCCTGGAACAGGGGGATTATGATAATAGCAAAGACCTGATAAGTGATGATTATGACGCAGTTACCTGGGGTAACCAGTTATTTAAATACCATAAGAACCAGGCTAAACCATTCACCCTATAG
- a CDS encoding UbiA family prenyltransferase, translated as MTQLPGVTSYLNTIRTRLNHSPYRSIIKILVILTSSSVFIALSGCLKTFFSFSLYGVTLSYPLLIATFLVIYSVYGLNKITDTKEDQLNAPERSKIISSHLKLFKYTTFSALILSLIIGILHSWKVLLVLIFPLIAGLIYSIKFHPRIPRLKDICGVKSFTVALSWTVGNTFLPVIGHRVDFILMGLAFYFFFIKSFINTVLFDLLDRKGDKQSKTITIPVVMGKSRTIQLLLILNTTLILVIQLALAFKLLPVFIIPLIFCTIYGYLYIFYFSRQENRLEMDILVDGEWILVAFITILLVK; from the coding sequence ATGACGCAGTTACCTGGGGTAACCAGTTATTTAAATACCATAAGAACCAGGCTAAACCATTCACCCTATAGATCCATCATTAAAATATTAGTTATATTAACTTCCAGTTCAGTGTTTATAGCCCTCAGCGGTTGTTTAAAAACCTTTTTTTCCTTTTCTTTGTACGGAGTAACCCTGTCTTATCCACTTTTAATAGCTACTTTTCTGGTGATCTACTCGGTTTACGGGTTAAACAAGATAACTGACACCAAAGAAGACCAGTTAAATGCACCTGAGAGATCAAAAATCATCTCCAGTCACCTGAAGCTGTTCAAGTACACCACATTTTCCGCCCTTATCCTATCCCTGATCATTGGAATTCTCCACAGCTGGAAAGTGTTACTGGTGCTCATTTTCCCGTTGATAGCCGGTTTAATATACAGCATAAAGTTCCACCCACGGATACCGCGCTTGAAGGATATATGTGGCGTGAAGAGCTTCACTGTTGCTTTAAGCTGGACTGTAGGTAACACCTTCCTGCCAGTAATAGGCCACCGGGTGGATTTCATCCTTATGGGGCTGGCTTTTTACTTCTTTTTCATTAAAAGTTTCATTAACACCGTGCTTTTCGATCTCCTGGATCGCAAGGGGGACAAACAAAGCAAAACCATAACCATACCCGTGGTTATGGGCAAGTCACGTACCATTCAATTACTTCTAATTCTCAACACCACCCTGATCCTGGTTATTCAACTGGCCCTGGCCTTTAAACTCCTTCCAGTGTTCATCATACCCCTGATTTTTTGCACGATCTACGGTTACCTCTACATATTTTACTTTTCTCGCCAGGAAAACCGTCTGGAAATGGATATCCTGGTGGATGGTGAGTGGATACTGGTGGCATTCATCACCATACTGCTGGTGAAGTAA
- a CDS encoding DHH family phosphoesterase, producing the protein MKKTCSECKGKGRRVVSYKICEACHGTGVSDEVDIKGHLKGLSGGARERFQLDQEQEVPCSVCSGKGEVEVTEECSECQGKGEINLCTKCGKPIEKGDYCDDCQDKPRVYILHPASELQDLELGEHYKGKITRVEDYGVFVSLSKKLYGLLRMRSPPYSVGEELFVQIMEIKHHRGEVDLAPAAIKGAYELVKLKKEMPRTRIADITPKMKGRNVCLVGEVVQIQQTSGPTIFTISDETGITWAAAFDEAGVRVYPNINIDNMVEVLGEVSLHGGKIQIESESIERLHGSDATEARQRIDEALDKRAEPENTELIQDAPIIQKLQPRLVAAAKAIRRAIMDGRSILVRHHADADGICAGVAVEKAVIPLLQEINPANDAEWHYFRRSPSKAPFYEIEDVVKDLSFALEDLERHGQKLPLLVLMDNGSTEEDILALLKVKIYDIEVVVVDHHYPGEVTDGRVAVDDYVDVHVNPYLEGGDSQVTAGALAVELAQMINPEVKDRLLHLPGIAAVGDHARSPEAQWYIDLAKEKGYDLEDLDRIATAIDFEAFFLRFMNGRGIMDTILGLGNREKHTKLVDALYKESQRRVEWQLAAALPNLKTQKFPNGIIFSVLDVEKFAHKFTFPAPGKTCGFVHDSMVQKHGEETPIITLAYGPDFGVIRATDAVNEIFGFNLNTIIQELLVEIPEAGIDGGGHECAGSLKFVEGLSKKVLQAFAGKVAGLKA; encoded by the coding sequence ATGAAAAAAACATGCTCAGAATGTAAAGGGAAGGGACGCCGGGTGGTGAGCTACAAGATATGTGAAGCTTGCCACGGAACTGGAGTCTCCGACGAAGTAGATATTAAAGGCCACCTAAAAGGCCTTTCCGGGGGAGCGAGAGAACGCTTCCAACTGGACCAGGAACAGGAAGTCCCCTGCAGTGTGTGCAGTGGTAAAGGAGAAGTAGAAGTCACCGAGGAATGCTCGGAATGTCAGGGAAAAGGAGAAATCAACCTGTGCACTAAATGTGGTAAACCCATTGAAAAGGGAGACTACTGCGATGACTGCCAGGACAAACCACGGGTGTACATACTGCACCCTGCCTCAGAACTACAGGACCTGGAGTTAGGGGAGCACTACAAGGGAAAGATCACCCGGGTAGAAGACTACGGTGTTTTTGTAAGTCTCTCCAAGAAACTTTACGGCCTTCTGCGTATGAGGAGCCCACCCTACAGTGTGGGTGAGGAGTTATTTGTCCAGATCATGGAGATCAAACACCACCGGGGAGAAGTGGACCTGGCACCCGCTGCCATAAAAGGAGCTTACGAACTGGTGAAACTCAAAAAGGAAATGCCCCGTACCAGAATAGCCGACATCACCCCTAAAATGAAGGGCAGGAATGTGTGCCTGGTGGGAGAAGTGGTGCAGATCCAGCAGACCAGTGGACCCACCATCTTCACCATCTCCGATGAGACTGGTATCACCTGGGCGGCAGCCTTTGATGAAGCCGGGGTACGGGTCTACCCCAACATCAACATCGACAATATGGTGGAGGTACTGGGGGAAGTATCCCTCCATGGAGGTAAAATCCAGATAGAATCCGAGAGCATCGAAAGACTCCACGGATCAGACGCTACTGAAGCCAGGCAACGTATCGACGAAGCCCTGGATAAGCGGGCAGAACCAGAAAACACCGAGCTCATACAGGACGCACCAATTATCCAGAAATTACAACCACGCCTAGTTGCTGCGGCTAAAGCCATCCGCCGAGCCATCATGGACGGGCGCAGCATACTGGTACGTCACCACGCCGATGCTGATGGTATCTGTGCGGGTGTGGCCGTGGAAAAGGCAGTCATACCACTCTTGCAGGAGATCAACCCGGCCAACGATGCAGAATGGCATTATTTCCGCCGTTCTCCCAGTAAAGCACCTTTCTACGAGATTGAAGATGTGGTGAAGGACTTGAGCTTTGCCCTGGAAGACCTGGAACGTCACGGACAGAAACTACCTTTACTGGTCCTCATGGACAACGGTTCCACCGAAGAGGACATCCTGGCCCTGTTGAAGGTTAAGATCTACGATATTGAAGTGGTGGTAGTGGATCACCACTACCCTGGAGAGGTCACCGATGGTCGGGTGGCCGTGGACGACTACGTTGATGTCCACGTGAACCCCTACCTGGAAGGAGGAGACAGCCAGGTCACTGCCGGGGCTCTGGCTGTGGAACTGGCCCAGATGATCAACCCCGAGGTAAAGGATAGACTTCTCCACCTGCCGGGTATAGCAGCAGTGGGTGACCACGCCCGCTCACCAGAAGCACAGTGGTACATTGATCTGGCCAAGGAAAAAGGCTACGATCTGGAAGACCTGGACAGGATCGCCACGGCCATTGACTTTGAAGCATTTTTCCTGCGCTTCATGAATGGTCGGGGAATCATGGACACCATACTGGGACTGGGTAACCGTGAAAAACACACCAAACTCGTGGATGCACTCTACAAAGAGTCACAAAGACGTGTGGAATGGCAGCTGGCCGCAGCCCTCCCCAACCTCAAGACCCAGAAGTTCCCCAACGGGATCATATTCAGTGTTCTGGATGTGGAGAAGTTCGCCCATAAATTCACCTTCCCTGCTCCCGGTAAGACCTGTGGCTTTGTCCACGACAGCATGGTCCAGAAGCACGGGGAAGAAACACCCATCATCACCCTGGCCTACGGGCCAGACTTTGGGGTTATACGGGCCACCGATGCCGTGAATGAGATATTCGGTTTCAACCTCAACACCATAATCCAGGAACTCCTGGTGGAAATACCCGAAGCAGGTATTGATGGTGGAGGCCACGAATGTGCCGGTAGCCTGAAATTCGTGGAAGGACTATCCAAAAAAGTACTGCAAGCCTTTGCCGGTAAGGTTGCCGGGCTAAAGGCGTGA